One part of the Ziziphus jujuba cultivar Dongzao chromosome 2, ASM3175591v1 genome encodes these proteins:
- the LOC107417509 gene encoding receptor-like protein EIX1, with protein METITGLPFMFLILCLVTREFLLNSDAQLTNCMDSDREALVDFKNGLHDPENRLSSWKGSNCCQWWGISCETTSGAVIAVDLHNPYPNNYDESTGTSGFWNLSGEIRPSLTKLKFLRLLDLSFNTFDGNTIPQFFGSLKNLQYLNLSNSGFRGPIPDSFGILQQNLTHLKLNDNALNGTLPESLGQLSELSTFDVSSNKLTGVVTEAHFLKLKKLSYLDLSSNSFKLNVNSNWVPPFQISSLSMRACHLGPSFPAWLKSQKQVMSLDFSNASLSGSIPNWFWEFSYPLLRLNLSFNQLAGQLPSRLEFSALGFPSQVIHLTGAVVDFSSNNFSGSIPKPRGINILDLSKNKLSGNIPNNISQSLVFLSIAYNQINGEIPASICNIGPYLKAIDLSNNNLTGSIPSSIGNCSDLSVLDISNNNLSGTIPTFLGQLGGLQTLHLHGNKLYGRLPSSFQNLSSLETPNLGNNRLSGVIPPWIGKGFERLRILSLRSNSFSGELPALLSNLSSLQILDLAENQLVGSIPPSFGHFKGMHMSQAQMINHYLLYRPSRSGIYILGGGNYEIVGSYYESFVVNMKGQPLRYTKTLSLVTALDLSGNNLSGDLPIEITNLLGLLVLDLSSNQITGHIPESISKLKELLSLDLSSNRFSGAIPQSLGSLSSLGYLNLSNNELSGPIPDKDQMLTFNASSFAGNVGLCGRQLAVKCPGDDKNGKPDKGRTAPKDAGNGDSFINKWFYLSIGLGFAAGILVPYLIMTMRKSWSIAYFDVVDKVVDRILYLWLKYRTTK; from the coding sequence ATGGAAACAATTACAGGGCTTCCATTTATGTTTCTGATTCTCTGCCTTGTGACAAGAGAATTTCTTCTCAACAGTGACGCTCAATTAACGAACTGCATGGATTCAGACCGAGAAGCTCTTGTTGACTTCAAGAATGGTCTTCATGATCCTGAGAACCGGCTTTCTTCATGGAAGGGAAGCAACTGTTGTCAATGGTGGGGAATAAGCTGTGAGACCACTTCTGGAGCAGTTATTGCAGTTGATCTCCATAACCCATATCCAAATAATTATGATGAATCTACAGGTACGTCTGGATTCTGGAACCTTAGTGGGGAAATTAGACCTTCATTGACGAAACTCAAGTTCTTGAGGCTTTTGGACTTGAGTTTCAACACATTTGATGGCAACACAATTCCTCAATTTTTTGGATCTTTGAAAAATTTGCAGTATCTGAACCTCTCTAATAGTGGGTTTAGGGGTCCCATCCCAGATTCTTTTGGAATATTACAGCAAAATCTTACCCATCTGAAACTAAATGACAATGCACTAAACGGGACTCTCCCAGAAAGTTTGGGACAACTTTCCGAGTTGTCTACATTTGATGTTTCTTCCAATAAATTGACAGGTGTAGTTACTGAAGCACAttttttaaagctaaaaaaGCTAAGTTATTTAGATCTGTCTTCAAACTCTTTCAAATTGAATGTCAATTCCAATTGGGTTCCCCCATTTCAAATCTCTTCTCTTTCAATGAGAGCCTGCCATTTGGGTCCTTCATTTCCTGCTTGGCTCAAGTCACAAAAGCAAGTAATGTCTTTGGATTTCTCAAATGCTAGCCTTTCTGGCTCCATACCTAACTGGTTTTGGGAATTTTCTTATCCCTTATTACGGTTGAATCTTTCTTTCAATCAACTAGCAGGTCAACTACCAAGTCGACTAGAGTTTAGTGCACTTGGCTTTCCAAGTCAAGTCATTCATTTAACGGGTGCAGTAGTTGATTTCAGCTCAAATAACTTCAGTGGGTCTATTCCTAAACCACGTGGCATTAACATACTCGATCTATCCAAAAATAAACTTTCTGGTAATATTCCAAATAATATAAGCCAGTCCTTGGTTTTCCTTTCTATTGCTTACAACCAGATAAATGGAGAAATCCCCGCTTCAATATGTAACATTGGTCCTTATCTTAAAGCCATTGATCTTTCCAATAACAACTTAACTGGAAGTATTCCATCAAGTATTGGAAATTGTTCTGATCTCTCTGTACTAGACATTAGTAATAACAACTTGTCTGGAACCATTCCTACCTTCTTGGGTCAATTAGGTGGGCTTCAAACATTGCACCTGCATGGCAACAAGCTCTACGGACGGCTCCCATCATCTTTCCAAAACTTATCTAGTTTGGAAACACCAAATCTTGGAAACAACAGATTAAGTGGTGTAATTCCACCATGGATTGGGAAAGGATTTGAAAGGCTAAGAATTCTTAGCTTGAGATCTAATTCATTTTCAGGAGAACTTCCAGCTCTGCTATCAAACTTAAGCTCACTACAGATCCTGGACCTAGCAGAAAATCAGTTGGTAGGCAGTATTCCGCCTAGCTTTGGACATTTCAAAGGTATGCACATGTCACAAGCCCAAATGATTAACCATTATCTATTGTATAGGCCTTCCCGTAGTGGCATTTACATACTCGGAGGGGGAAACTACGAGATTGTTGGCAGCTACTATGAAAGCTTTGTTGTAAATATGAAAGGCCAGCCTCTAAGATATACGAAGACCCTTTCTCTTGTAACGGCACTAGACCTCTCAGGAAATAATTTGAGCGGAGATCTTCCTATAGAGATAACAAATTTGTTGGGTTTGCTCGTTCTCGACTTGTCAAGCAACCAAATTACTGGTCATATTCCCGAAAGCATTTCAAAGTTGAAGGAATTGCTTTCTCTTGATCTCTCCAGTAATAGGTTCTCCGGTGCGATTCCTCAAAGCTTGGGGTCACTTTCATCCCTGGGGTATCTGAATCTGTCAAACAATGAATTGTCTGGTCCTATTCCTGATAAAGATCAGATGCTCACCTTCAATGCATCCTCTTTTGCTGGAAATGTTGGCCTTTGTGGTCGTCAACTTGCTGTAAAATGTCCAGGTGATGATAAAAATGGGAAACCAGATAAGGGAAGGACAGCTCCCAAGGATGCTGGTAATGGTGACAGCTTCATTAATAAGTGGTTTTACTTGAGCATTGGATTGGGATTTGCAGCTGGAATTCTTGTTCCGTATTTGATAATGACGATGAGAAAATCTTGGAGCATAGCCTACTTTGATGTTGTTGATAAAGTTGTAGATAGAATACTATATTTGTGGTTGAAATATAGAACCACAAAGTAG